From Spirosoma aerolatum, one genomic window encodes:
- a CDS encoding M1 family metallopeptidase, giving the protein MQKIILLIAGFAISAGSAWAQPTAPSNQHANTRFEQLGPLLPTPNTFRTASGAPGKDYFQNRADYDIKATLDDAIQKITGSETITYHNNSSDALPYLWLQLDQNLFRPDAIGNTSRTNSINADRGMSFQQLNQGGDLATKDYGHKITSVRDAAGKPLRYTINQTMMRIDLPQPVSPGKSVSFSIDWNFKIVDVKAVGARSGYEFFPADGNYIYEIAQWFPRLCAYNDVTGWQNKQFLGTGEFTLIFGNYKVALTVPNDHIVGATGELQNPTQVLSATQLKRWNDAKGKGDKPGENPVLIVTQAEAQAAEKSKPTGTKTWIYKADNVRDFSFASSRKFIWDALQPNVEGKRVWAMSLYPKEANPLWGQYSTRLVAHTLRSYSRRTIGYPYPVAYSVHGPVGGMEYPMISFNGARPLEDGTYSEGTKNFLISVVIHEVGHNFFPMIVNSDERQWSWMDEGLNSFLEGLACLEWDANFPAHGIDPQYIVPYMQLDSTQQVPIMSSSDNISRNTFGPNAYTKPATGLNILRETVMGRELFDYAFKEYARRWAFKSPEPADFFRTMEDASGVDLDWFWKGWFYGVQPVDQSLVKVDWFQADSQNPEISKAEARKEAQRKLNTISKQRDALSKDQTVVSQDSAMRDFYNRYDPYAVTDQDRKKYQDYLATLTAEERLLAEAGTNFYTLSLQNKGGLPMPVIVRMEFEDGTDSVARFPAEIWRFNDVSVKKVIATNKKVKQWTLDPFYEIADINTEDNSFPRVARPTRFQLFKQRQGPGAAVTNPMQQQRQSSPARQGSGRN; this is encoded by the coding sequence ATGCAAAAGATAATTTTGCTGATTGCGGGTTTTGCGATTTCAGCTGGATCTGCCTGGGCACAACCGACAGCTCCGAGCAACCAGCACGCTAACACTCGCTTTGAGCAACTCGGCCCATTGCTTCCCACTCCCAACACGTTTCGTACGGCTTCGGGCGCTCCGGGAAAGGACTATTTCCAGAACCGCGCCGATTACGACATCAAAGCCACGCTCGACGATGCCATCCAGAAAATAACGGGCTCCGAAACAATTACTTACCACAACAATTCCAGCGATGCCCTGCCCTATCTGTGGCTACAACTCGATCAGAACCTGTTTCGGCCCGACGCCATTGGCAATACCTCACGCACAAATAGCATTAATGCCGATCGGGGTATGTCGTTCCAGCAACTTAATCAGGGTGGAGACTTAGCTACGAAAGATTACGGCCATAAGATCACGTCGGTACGGGATGCCGCAGGAAAGCCTCTACGGTACACTATTAACCAGACAATGATGCGAATCGACCTGCCGCAGCCCGTTTCCCCCGGCAAATCGGTCAGTTTTTCCATTGACTGGAATTTTAAGATTGTCGATGTCAAAGCCGTTGGCGCCCGTTCGGGTTATGAATTTTTTCCAGCCGATGGCAACTATATTTACGAAATAGCCCAGTGGTTTCCCCGTCTTTGCGCCTACAATGACGTGACCGGCTGGCAGAACAAGCAATTTTTGGGAACAGGCGAATTCACGCTGATCTTCGGAAATTACAAAGTAGCCCTGACCGTACCCAACGACCACATTGTAGGAGCAACCGGCGAACTTCAGAACCCAACGCAGGTACTGAGCGCTACTCAGTTAAAACGCTGGAACGACGCTAAAGGCAAGGGTGATAAACCGGGCGAAAATCCCGTATTGATCGTTACGCAGGCCGAAGCACAGGCAGCAGAAAAAAGCAAGCCCACCGGCACGAAAACCTGGATTTACAAAGCCGACAACGTTCGTGACTTCTCGTTTGCCAGCAGCCGTAAGTTTATCTGGGATGCCTTACAACCCAATGTGGAAGGCAAACGGGTGTGGGCTATGTCACTTTATCCGAAAGAAGCGAATCCGCTCTGGGGACAATATTCGACCCGACTTGTGGCTCATACACTGCGTTCGTATTCGCGCCGGACCATTGGGTATCCTTATCCGGTTGCTTATTCCGTTCATGGCCCGGTGGGCGGCATGGAGTATCCGATGATCAGCTTCAATGGAGCCCGGCCGCTCGAAGATGGTACGTATTCAGAAGGCACCAAAAATTTCCTGATTTCGGTGGTTATCCACGAAGTAGGCCATAACTTCTTTCCGATGATTGTTAACTCTGATGAACGGCAATGGTCGTGGATGGACGAAGGATTGAACAGCTTTCTGGAAGGGCTGGCCTGCCTCGAATGGGATGCCAACTTCCCAGCTCATGGTATCGACCCGCAGTACATCGTACCCTATATGCAGCTCGACTCGACTCAGCAGGTACCCATTATGAGCAGTTCGGATAATATTTCCCGGAATACGTTCGGCCCCAATGCCTATACCAAACCCGCTACCGGCCTGAACATCCTGCGCGAAACGGTGATGGGACGTGAACTTTTCGACTACGCGTTCAAGGAGTACGCACGTCGCTGGGCGTTTAAAAGCCCCGAACCGGCCGACTTTTTCCGTACAATGGAAGATGCTTCAGGAGTAGACTTGGACTGGTTCTGGAAAGGTTGGTTCTACGGCGTACAGCCTGTCGATCAATCGCTGGTAAAAGTTGACTGGTTCCAGGCCGACTCGCAAAATCCGGAAATTTCTAAAGCCGAAGCTCGTAAGGAAGCCCAGCGAAAACTGAATACCATCAGCAAACAGCGGGATGCACTCAGTAAAGACCAAACGGTTGTCTCGCAGGATAGCGCCATGCGCGACTTCTACAACCGATATGACCCCTATGCTGTAACCGATCAGGACCGAAAAAAATACCAGGACTACCTCGCCACGCTGACTGCCGAAGAGCGGCTGTTAGCCGAAGCAGGCACAAACTTTTATACACTGTCGCTGCAAAACAAAGGCGGACTTCCAATGCCCGTGATTGTACGCATGGAGTTCGAAGACGGAACCGATTCGGTAGCCCGTTTCCCAGCCGAAATCTGGCGTTTCAACGATGTATCAGTCAAAAAGGTGATTGCCACCAATAAAAAAGTGAAGCAATGGACCCTCGATCCATTCTACGAAATTGCCGATATCAATACCGAGGACAACTCATTTCCACGCGTAGCCCGGCCAACCCGCTTCCAATTATTCAAACAACGGCAAGGGCCAGGTGCAGCAGTTACTAATCCTATGCAGCAGCAACGTCAGTCATCTCCTGCCCGGCAAGGCAGTGGTCGAAATTAA